In Neodiprion virginianus isolate iyNeoVirg1 chromosome 6, iyNeoVirg1.1, whole genome shotgun sequence, the genomic window AACCTGATCgaaatgcaaaaacaaaaagtaaccTACATGACTCACCGTAACACATTTTGATGTTTCCTGACACATGCGTGAATTTGTGCTACATCGGAAACCTTCCGCAATTCCTCCGATAAAAGTTCGAAACGAGCACCGGTGAACCAGATGAGAGTTGAAAATTGAGCATCTATTGATACGAAAAGCGCAGTCTGGACAATAGCTAATATTTGAAAAGCGCGTATCATGTTTTTCAGCAAATCTGTTTCGACTTTGAAAGGATATGTCGCGTGCGTTGGGTATGGCTGGGGAAGAAATATAGGCACACTGCTGAAGCCAAAGATTGTAGATACGATGCAGAACAACATGAAGTAATGAACCGAAATACACCTGTCTACGTAATGCTGCAGGAGTTGCCGTTCCCGCCGACTCGCTGTTGCCACAAAGTGTTCCAATTCCGCAACACACGCCTGTATGAAATGggaaaattatatacgtatctGAATGTACGAATCATATTGACAAAGATCAAAAATAACTAGCCCCAAATCATGTTGAAATCATGACAATCAGTTCGGACTTGTATGCAGGTATAATTGTAGAAGTGCAATTAGATTGGCATGGACGACTTTTTAGACTTTGACGAACAGAGGAGTTTACTATACACGTGGAATCCCCGcagcttatatgtatacaattttcaCGAACCTGTAGTTTTTGTTCGTTGTATTTGCATAGGAACAATTTTACGGTCGTCGTACAAATCGGACACAATTCGGCCATGTTCAACATGATGTTATTCACGTCATCGCGATTCAAATAAAGATCGTACATTATTGGTAAACTGAATGATAATGAAATGCAGAGGGCAATCCACCAGTAGACTTTGTGTAGAATTATTTCCAAACTTGAGGCACTGGTTGAAGGTGCCAAACAAGCACTTAGTCGGGTGCACATCATAATGAATCTTACTGCTGTTTCAAGCTTTACTTTTCCAAACATAGTTGAATCACGTAGTCTCCTCTTGCGCAGTTAGGCACCGACCACTTGGAGAAAAGATGATCTTTGCCAAGTCTCCGTCCAACTGAACAAAACTTGCACCATATCCGAGTTCTCACTCGAACTGATGACAAGCATATTGTATCCAACGATTGCGATGATAAATCGATTTCCGTTGTATGTCCTTGTCTTCACACTTCGCATTTCATCGGACGTTGAAATTTAATCGCTACATGAACGTACCAGTGAAAAGTTCACGCGGGTAAGGACGATCAGCGAACAGTAAAGTTTCAGAAATAATTAACTCTGGCAACACTACAGTACAACAACTAGCTTGAATGTTTGAGATATCgcatcaaattatttaaacttAACTACCACAGCTTGCTGCAAATAGACGCCGAGTTCCGTATAATTGGACAAACGGAGACGTCAAAGTGAGATCTGAGTAACGTCACGTTCAAATgaatggagattatttcggGTTACATTTGTATGCTAAAACGACATCCATAGCCCGTTAGAATATTTCGCTGTTGTGAATCGCGCGATATGAAAACGAcgtttttttaacgttttggAAGGACGTATAAATGTTTTAATTACGTCCTGGAAAGATGCGTCACGAGACCATTTAAGCGTAACGGATATGTAAGTtgctgattttaatttttttttttttcataatgaatgaaattcgataatcggtcagatttttttcgtttattcaaaCGACTTACATTGCGCATGAATTCTTTTTGaatgttttactttttcttttcatatcatgTTTTCGGCTGTGCAACATGATGCCTAAAAAAATAGCGTCTGAAGGGGAACGATTTTACTCCTCTAAATTAtgtctaaaaaaaagtcaacaAAAGATTGATAATCAGTATAAAAAACTGTAGAGGCGTAAGGAGgatctttttttcgtttgaaattaacgaaatgGCGACCATTTAAAAATTGAGTGTCAAATTGAGCCTCTTTTTATGACAGTTTTTCTTTCGTAAAAGTATGATAtttctaaatgaaaaaaaagtttcaatatGACGCGAAGGAATAGTGTGAAGAATGATGTGGCAAAGTTTGAACCAGGTAGCTTGAAAACTTCTCGTTTAAGATGTGGAattaaatgtaataaaatttgagtTTAATGAATGaacgtatgaaaatttttatactacGAATGGcgcagacaaaaatattttcaaaaaattttacaccgaGATGGTCCCTTAATTACAAATGCCCTGAAGCAGATTATTCTATGGTactacaatgaaaaaaaaatacgattgatGTAACTCGCATAATGCCGACCCTGTCAATTTTTATAGCTTCAGGTAGATCGAACGAttgcgattttattttcacagttCCTAGCAGAACATCCATTCCTACACTACTTGCAAAATCTTATCCCTATGTCGATGCAACTTATTTTATACCATACCAtcttaagggggtattctagtgtagaggcatgaatttgaggtgttttttgaagtgctataaacaaaaaacaaaaaatatttttaccatccatttttttatcaggcgtttattattatttcacgattacaaaaaaaaaaacaagtcaaaaaatacaaaattgaaagtgctatgagttgttgaagtggggggtataaaaaaaatggcgcgccaatgttgtcacgattgcaagcattttcaaaatcagaaaaaaaaaaaaaaagattattaatctacataaatgcagctatcgtactaactaaaaaaaaatcgaaaaaaaatttttttttgccaaattacggctgtccgaaaaaataatacgtttttttttactgttttggacgtttctgaattttttaaaaatagtaaaaattattatttcgttataataatagttcgtgcgatagagacatgtattgagaagattctcaccaaatttcaagtaaatcggttcaatagaacttgagaaatcatgtcaaccgttttgaaaaatgtagttttgagaaaaacgcgtttaaagtttcgagtaaaattcgttccagccgagccagtattgaagacgtgtcactaaaatagctatatctctgaaaataattgaaattttgacttgtccttttaaggacacattcttgaaaggttaagctttgaaaatataaaaaaaaatcgattttttcaaatttctacactagaatacccccttaaccTGCTGTGATCACGGGGTCCGTGGGACCCCAAGATAGTTTACGGGTACGTAGCTTGGAACTTACTACTTAAAATCTGTGTCACTATCTGTAATCACTAAGAAATATTACTAGACAGATCTAACGGTTGTAAGGTTTGGTGTTGCTTTAGTGAGCCTGTAGCAATCGATTCCATTTATACAGACGTATTTTCCCGGGATCCAAAGTCTCCCCGTGTGATTAGTACGTcagaaaattatgtaaaagtGTTGGCTTggaattacatttttttattttttcatataagTACTACTGAATTGAAAGGTAAGTACGACAAAAAAACTgcaggattttttttatttaggaTATCAAAAAGGAAACTTGCACAGTCTCCGAAATTGGAGCATCGCTGAAGCGCTGAAGAAGACGAAATGcaccaaatttttcatttacaccCAAAAATTGATGAGGTCGATTTTGAAACGGAAGATCATATTTCAGAGGAGTTAGGCCCTTCAGGGTCTGATGAGGCAACGAACGAAGGAATGGAATCTGTGAAATATTCAGGTATTGATTATTTACatagttattaaaaaaattcctcatatccgaattaaagaaatgatttAATCACCTACCGCATCACAAATcctgtttttcatttctatctaaaaatttgtgaattcAATCttcaaaagaaatatattttttaagtgCCAACATTGAAACTCTCTACCATTTCAAAATACAGTATCTTGGAAATAtgcttttaaattttcattaaaaaatctattttcgcgaaaaaaaatctgtattgCTCATTTACAATATTGAAACGTAGATTTACCGAAATAAACTGTTAGATCGTGGACAGTACACCTTATTGTATATTCAGTTGAACATTTGTGGCAAAATTTCAGTTAGCATAGAAATAGCAACTGTTTTTCGGCGAGGGGTCGGCGAAGTGTGaacattttctattttgttttttttttttactttttaatttaagactgaatttcgaatttgaaatattgacCGAGTTATAAGCACATCGACGAGATCTCGCCGCGGATTGCGCGGTCCAAGGGCTTGCCTGAGGCTTGAAAACAGGCAAGGACCGCTCCAAGGGTAGCGAAATCAGTTGAAAATTATGCTACCGAGTCCGGGTATTAATTAAACTCGACATTCACATAAATTAACTCTTCATTCCATAGCTCAGAACACAGTCATGCACAAAGTGTGCTTCGAACTATGTTAACGTCGGTGCCTGGgtttgataaaagaaaaataaatttaaacatgtgatgtatatatatatatcgatatATGTAAGTTCTCTATTGTAGAGACTTAACAATGATGATTGTTGGGCAGGGTGAGATAACCAACACGTGTTGTTGCAGTCAATAATCGCtataattaaagaaatatttagtacaatatatatataactatgaCTAACTTATACCACTATACAGATCTTACCTAAATGAACACAAATTGTTGGTATTCTACAAGTTGGAAATGTGTGCGACTATGGCGCAGCATAGTTTATCCACGACTGCTCCTCTCGAGTCCAGTCGTTCGTAACGCCCACGCTAAGTCGACCAGTCCTAGGACTCGCGCATGTAAACGGCCAACAATAAGTTTGGAGGCCGTCaaacttacatatatatatatatatatatatatatatatatatatatatatatatatatatatatatatatatatatatatatatatattgttacaacgggggaaattaagaaaggtctaagagaatcaaagagttctctgtgcgatttaagcgaacgccgagccaaagaagtctcacgaacaaggaatattttagaaagaaaatagatgtatttggagacaagctctctttttaaagtctagagactgactgtttcttacaataatttcggttgacgcagcaaccttattctttttaaagacataagaggtttataaacgtcttttatctatgatgactactagatcatttaaaagggaacaaaacgggtgatttcaccctttgtaacaatatatatgtgtatatatatattctcaTCTTACATACATCTTTATTCTCTAAAAACGCGGAAAAGAGTCGATCGATCTAGCCCAAAAATGCTTTTatcgaattccaaaaaattggacaaaaagGTAACATAACTGTCAACATTCTCTGagaatttgcgattttttagCTGATAATTACGACAgcggtaaaaaaatgattaaaaatccCGAAAAACCAACGCTTTTCTTATGcgaaaaagtaaggcttccTAGGCGTGGGTATATatggaaggaaatttttttaaaaattcggactttttttttgaattatttcgaaccaaTTTGGGGGGTAAGAccatgaaaattcgattttgcccTTTTTAAGGACAggtctaatatatatatcgtataatataaattgttatttgaaaaaatccctTAATAGGGCTTGCAATTTTGGCGGTCAGATCGAGGCATCCCCTTAGGATACAATGGTATAtataaaacgaaaattgatCAAGTCGATAAATAATCTATACTAATATGTGGTACTTAATTGAGtacatgaaaattttctaaatatgTGTGTTATTTTACATGTGTATGaatatagtataaaaataagattCTGCTCATTTCAGATagtgatttttaaatattcgagAATACGCACCATTGAGATTTTCAGATTAGAGAATGCCAAGCATTACGATCAACTCATACTATGTTTCCTGAGCACGCTCGGGAATGAATATGCAGATGCGCTTTCGGATGCGTACAGCAATTTCAGCTTGCAATATTCCGTTCTGTTCTCCTCTGTTCTACTGCACAGTGGATAAAATTACTGTTTCGGTGGAGCAGAATAGAACGGAACAGAGTAAAACAGTGCCAGTTGAAAACAGTATAAGCATACTTGAATATCGTACCTTGTAAACTTTTCCTTGTTTCTATATTGCGCTGTCTGTAAATCCTTACCGATCGAATACAGTCGTTTTCCTTTTGGACTTAACTTTGACGTTCGAATGTCGTCTCCTAGCAATAAACGGCAGGACTTTTGCAATTGTTTCTTCGGTAGTGTACTTTTTGCGCGTATGTTTCCCGGGACACATTTGTCCGGTAGGTCTTTCTCAATGTATTTTACTTGTACAGGTAGTGTCAATTGGTATTGCAGACGGCGAAGACATTTCTATCTCCATCGGTGTAATATCGATTCTTTCGTTGGATGCCTATACATTCTTGGGTACAGAAGGTATACCAGGTAAAGGTACGGTATATTCTAGAATCTCTCGAATAGTTACTCATTTGCGATAGTTGATCGACAAAGACACTGCACTCGGTGATATCTTTTCCAACGTGACTTGCCTTGAGTGGATTACGTGTGGCATATTGGTAGATTTCTTTGAGGTTTCAGCTTCAATTGTAGGCGAACGGTCAGGAAGACGAATTAGTGTATCGATCGCGTTGCGTTTTAAACGAGGCAAACGAGGCTGTACGTTTTAACCCAAGCGTTGACTTCAAAATGGCAATGACAAACGCAATAACAACCTTTTCGGATTTCGTCGTAATTGAT contains:
- the LOC124307359 gene encoding putative odorant receptor 92a isoform X2; amino-acid sequence: MFGKVKLETAVRFIMMCTRLSACLAPSTSASSLEIILHKVYWWIALCISLSFSLPIMYDLYLNRDDVNNIMLNMAELCPICTTTVKLFLCKYNEQKLQACVAELEHFVATASRRERQLLQHYVDRCISVHYFMLFCIVSTIFGFSSVPIFLPQPYPTHATYPFKVETDLLKNMIRAFQILAIVQTALFVSIDAQFSTLIWFTGARFELLSEELRKVSDVAQIHACVRKHQNVLRFAEDVNLLTRFVVSGVGISTAIGTICGGIQLLQDATAMVKARFVSFVMVGALELFTYAWPAEHLSEGVGYSAYSARWTGQKPEMTNLLFIIMQRARKPASISVSGFIPMLSLDFYKSFLSTSFSYFTTLRATTMANTS
- the LOC124307359 gene encoding putative odorant receptor 92a isoform X1, with product MFGKVKLETAVRFIMMCTRLSACLAPSTSASSLEIILHKVYWWIALCISLSFSLPIMYDLYLNRDDVNNIMLNMAELCPICTTTVKLFLCKYNEQKLQACVAELEHFVATASRRERQLLQHYVDRCISVHYFMLFCIVSTIFGFSSVPIFLPQPYPTHATYPFKVETDLLKNMIRAFQILAIVQTALFVSIDAQFSTLIWFTGARFELLSEELRKVSDVAQIHACVRKHQNVLRFAEDVNLLTRFVVSGVGISTAIGTICGGIQLLQDATAMVKARFVSFVMVGALELFTYAWPAEHLVKISEGVGYSAYSARWTGQKPEMTNLLFIIMQRARKPASISVSGFIPMLSLDFYKSFLSTSFSYFTTLRATTMANTS